One window from the genome of Parasteatoda tepidariorum isolate YZ-2023 chromosome 8, CAS_Ptep_4.0, whole genome shotgun sequence encodes:
- the LOC107443556 gene encoding protein disulfide-isomerase A5, whose product MAIFNRKPGFTYCLIITFIVVFCHLAVSKKANSRSLVEDIIDAKELKKLCRTKNNVLILFTKNARQSNELINIFSKAADEIKGQATLASVDCSGEAKKLCKKLKVAPEPHVLKHYKDGEFHKDYDRKYTVQSIVNFLKDPTGDLPWEEDERGKDVLHIPDANTLGKLLQKEKQPIMVMFYAPWCGFCKRMKPEYEAAATELKGHSVMAAMDVNKPENAVIRQHFNITGFPTLLYFEDGQLKHKYDGENNKESIVGFMKNPANQPEKPKEESWADTPSHVQHLTDDTFASTLESESSVLVMFYAPWCGHCKKMKPEYVNAAASLKDKNIPGILAAVDATKEKAVADKFKINGYPTVKYFKNGEPAFDVSFRTADKIVEFMKDPKEPPPPPPPETPWSEEPSNVVHLTEEDFKPFLKRKKHVLIMFYAPWCGHCKKAKPEFQAAAEYFKDDPKVEFAAMDCTAFASVCSAHDVKGYPTLKYFSYYKVEKPYDGGRTESDFVEYMKSAVDGTPLPTPAPPPPPEQWWSELPNGEHVRYLKSETFDDVINAASSSLVMFYAPWCGHCKAMKPAFAEAAAKLKEKNVDCILAAVDATVERSLATKHSIKAFPIVKYFSHGKLVAEYNKGRTVEDIVQFMSNPPVAKEEL is encoded by the exons CCAGGCAAAGTAATGAgcttataaacatattttccaaGGCTGCTGACGAAATTAAAGGTCAAGCGACTTTAGCATCTGTCGATTGCTCTGG gGAAGCCAAGAAGCtgtgtaaaaaattgaaagttgcACCTGAACCTCATGTACTTAAGCATTACaa agATGGAGAGTTTCACAAAGATTACGATAGGAAATACACTGTACAG tctatagtcaattttttgaaagatccTACTGGGGATTTACCATGGGAAGAAGACGAAAGAGGAAAAGATGTACTTCATATCCCCGATGCTAAT ACTTTGGGAAAACttctacaaaaagaaaaacaacccATTATGGTGATGTTCTATGCAccat GGTGTGGATTTTGCAAAAGAATGAAACCTGAATATGAAGCTGCTGCCACTGAATTAAAAGGCCACTCG gtAATGGCTGCCATGGATGTTAATAAACCTGAAAATGCAGTTATAAGACAGCATTTTAATATAACTGGATTTCCaactttattgtattttga AGATGGGCAGTTGAAACACAAATATGATGgggaaaacaataaagaaagcATTGTTGGTTTCATGAAAAA tCCTGCAAATCAGCCAGAGAAGCCTAAAGAAGAATCTTGGGCTGATACACCAAGTCATGTCCAGCATCTGACTGATGATACATTTGCATCCACATTAGAATCAGAATCATCAGTATTGGTCATGTTTTATGCACCAT ggtgtggacattgcaaaaaaatgaaaccGGAATATGTGAATGCCGCTGCaagtttgaaagataaaaat attccTGGCATTTTAGCTGCTGTAGATGCTACAAAAGAAAAAGCTGTAgctgacaaatttaaaataaatggctatcccacagttaaatattttaa aAATGGGGAACCTGCATTTGACGTCAGCTTTAGAACTGCTGACAAAATTGTCGAGTTTATGAAAGA tcCTAAAGAACCACCCCCTCCTCCACCACCTGAAACTCCTTGGAGTGAAGAGCCCAGCAATGTTGTTCACTTGACAGAAGAAGATTTCAAGCCATTCTTGAAAAGAAAGAAGcatgttttaattatgttttatgctCCAT gGTGTGGTCATTGCAAAAAGGCTAAACCAGAATTTCAAGCTGCtgctgaatattttaaagatgacCCAAAA gttgaaTTTGCTGCTATGGATTGTACAGCTTTTGCCAGTGTATGTTCTGCACACGATGTTAAAGGATACCCTACTCTGAAGTATTTCAGCTACTACAAAGTGGAAAAGCCGTATGATGGTGGTCGAACA gAATCTGATTTTGTGGAGTACATGAAATCTGCTGTAGATGGTACTCCTCTTCCAACCCCAGCACCCCCTCCTCCTCCAGAACAGTGGTGGTCAGAGCTTCCAAATGGAGAGcatgtacgatatttaaaatctgaaacattTGATGATGTAATAAATGCAGCTTCTTCAAGTCTTGTGATGTTTTATGCACCCT GGTGTGGTCATTGTAAAGCTATGAAACCAGCCTTTGCTGAAGCTGCTGCAAAactcaaggaaaaaaat gtGGACTGTATACTGGCTGCAGTTGATGCTACTGTAGAACGATCACTTGCCACAAAACATTCCATTAAAGCTTTTCCCATtg tgaaatattttag ccaTGGAAAATTAGTTGCTGAATATAATAAAGGGAGAACTGTAGAAGACATTGTACAATTTATGTCCAATCCACCTGTTGCCAAAGAAGAATTATGA